A region of Natribaculum luteum DNA encodes the following proteins:
- a CDS encoding AbrB/MazE/SpoVT family DNA-binding domain-containing protein, whose amino-acid sequence MPTVDSKGRIVLPKEVRERLGIEPGTEVAVQEEDGKAIVEPETDPDRIIERMESLVEDAAAEREPRDYDDLDVYARDHADTVRQGARRSDRDE is encoded by the coding sequence ATGCCGACGGTAGACTCGAAGGGACGGATCGTGCTCCCGAAGGAAGTGCGCGAGCGGCTCGGAATCGAGCCCGGGACCGAAGTAGCGGTCCAGGAGGAAGACGGCAAGGCTATCGTCGAACCGGAGACGGATCCCGATCGAATTATCGAGCGGATGGAATCGCTCGTCGAGGACGCTGCCGCCGAACGAGAACCACGGGACTACGACGACCTCGACGTGTACGCTCGAGACCACGCGGATACCGTCCGCCAGGGGGCCCGCAGGTCGGATCGAGATGAGTAG
- a CDS encoding ATP-binding protein, with the protein MVRHRTPFPAIVGQEELKRALLAVAVDDGLDGILVQGEKGTAKSTAVRGLVDLLPEQRAVSDCPYGCPPDDPGRQCSHCRSRDNPPVERRPVPLVTLPLGATRERVVGTLSVADALEGDAEFDPGLLARANRGILYVDEVNLLEDHLVDVILDAAASGVNRVERDGVSVTHPAEFTLVGTMNPEEGDLRPQLRDRFALQATVVGCRDLEDRVEIIDRALASREKPETFRERYADETDRLRERLLEARRLLEDVSLPSDFKRDIAELCLEAGVDGHRADVAIARTARTLAAIDGRRKVIEPDVQEAARLALPHRMQSRPFEDAPDPEDVLEDHFDDEGGSDDGEGDDGEGDEKNAGGDASDEGEDGSDADDESPDDVDGGNGTEKENEGGEDGPDDHGADDDDDEDGPGGGADSSSTSSPDSDENERDHGESENDGDGGDGGDGDEKDEATPLVPGQRRAEIGAAAAPSVEDVDAESTAPGGGSRAIVEATEGGRGTRVRTERAPDGESVDAAASIRAAATEGRTRVEEDDLRTSVRRSRAGSLIVFVVDASASMRPAMAEAKGTVMSLLQDAYEQRDEVAFVAVAGEKAEVVLPPTDSVTLAARHLKELPTGDRTPLPSGLEKATRLVTRADADASLVVVVTDGRANVAEGSPTVKTREAASRLAQADCETVVVDASDDDRTGLVGVLEAETGGRRIPLSALSAERVAETVATVQGHEGT; encoded by the coding sequence ATGGTGCGTCACCGAACACCGTTTCCGGCGATCGTCGGGCAAGAAGAGCTGAAACGAGCGTTGTTAGCCGTCGCAGTGGACGACGGGTTAGACGGGATACTCGTCCAGGGAGAGAAGGGGACGGCCAAGTCGACGGCCGTCCGAGGGCTGGTCGACCTCCTTCCAGAGCAGCGGGCCGTCTCCGACTGTCCCTACGGCTGTCCGCCCGACGACCCCGGCCGACAGTGCTCACACTGCCGTTCTCGGGACAATCCGCCGGTCGAGCGCCGGCCGGTCCCGCTCGTGACGCTCCCGCTCGGGGCGACCCGCGAACGCGTCGTGGGAACGCTGTCGGTGGCCGACGCCCTCGAGGGCGACGCCGAGTTCGACCCCGGCCTCCTCGCGCGTGCGAATCGTGGCATCCTCTACGTCGACGAGGTGAACCTGCTCGAGGACCACCTCGTGGACGTGATCCTCGATGCGGCCGCAAGCGGCGTCAACCGCGTCGAGCGCGACGGCGTGAGCGTCACCCACCCCGCCGAGTTCACGCTCGTCGGCACGATGAACCCCGAGGAGGGTGACCTGCGACCACAGCTCCGGGATCGCTTCGCACTCCAGGCGACGGTCGTCGGCTGTCGCGACCTCGAGGACCGCGTGGAGATCATCGACCGCGCACTCGCGTCTCGCGAGAAGCCCGAGACGTTCCGTGAGCGCTACGCCGACGAGACCGACCGACTTCGTGAGCGACTGCTCGAGGCCCGGAGGTTGCTCGAGGACGTGTCCCTCCCCAGCGATTTCAAACGCGACATCGCAGAGCTCTGCCTCGAGGCGGGCGTCGACGGCCACCGGGCGGACGTCGCCATCGCCCGCACGGCCCGCACGCTCGCCGCGATCGACGGCCGGCGGAAGGTCATCGAGCCCGACGTACAGGAGGCCGCGCGGCTCGCGCTCCCCCACCGAATGCAGAGCCGGCCCTTCGAGGACGCCCCCGATCCGGAGGACGTACTCGAGGACCATTTCGACGACGAGGGCGGGAGCGACGATGGGGAAGGCGACGATGGGGAAGGCGACGAGAAGAACGCGGGCGGGGACGCGAGCGACGAGGGCGAAGACGGGTCGGACGCCGACGACGAATCGCCGGACGACGTGGATGGCGGGAACGGAACCGAGAAAGAGAACGAGGGCGGCGAAGACGGACCGGACGACCACGGTGCCGACGACGATGACGACGAAGACGGTCCAGGCGGCGGAGCCGACTCGAGTTCTACCTCGAGCCCGGATTCAGACGAGAACGAGCGAGACCACGGCGAGTCGGAGAACGACGGCGACGGCGGCGATGGCGGGGACGGCGACGAGAAGGACGAGGCAACCCCGCTTGTCCCCGGCCAGCGACGGGCCGAGATCGGCGCCGCCGCGGCCCCGTCGGTCGAGGACGTCGACGCCGAGTCGACCGCGCCGGGAGGGGGGTCTCGAGCGATCGTCGAAGCGACAGAGGGCGGCCGCGGGACGCGGGTACGGACCGAGCGCGCGCCGGACGGCGAGTCGGTCGACGCGGCAGCCTCGATCCGTGCAGCCGCCACGGAGGGACGCACCCGCGTCGAGGAGGACGACCTCCGGACGTCGGTGCGGCGCTCTCGAGCGGGCTCCCTGATCGTCTTCGTCGTCGACGCCAGCGCCTCGATGCGCCCGGCGATGGCCGAAGCCAAGGGGACAGTCATGTCCCTCCTGCAAGACGCTTACGAGCAACGTGACGAGGTGGCGTTCGTAGCCGTCGCTGGCGAGAAGGCAGAAGTCGTCCTGCCCCCCACCGACAGCGTGACCCTCGCCGCCCGCCACCTGAAGGAACTCCCGACCGGCGATCGGACGCCGCTTCCCTCAGGTCTCGAGAAAGCGACCCGGCTCGTGACTCGAGCGGACGCGGACGCGAGCCTCGTGGTCGTCGTGACCGACGGCCGGGCGAACGTCGCCGAAGGGAGCCCGACGGTCAAGACCCGGGAGGCGGCCAGTCGGCTGGCTCAAGCCGACTGTGAGACCGTGGTCGTCGATGCGAGCGACGACGACCGGACGGGACTCGTCGGCGTCCTCGAAGCCGAGACCGGCGGTCGACGGATTCCCCTGTCGGCGCTCTCGGCCGAACGGGTGGCCGAAACCGTGGCAACCGTCCAAGGTCACGAGGGCACGTAA
- a CDS encoding PQQ-binding-like beta-propeller repeat protein, which translates to MNDTLSVEDSDGILEGETCLSLGDLGSAASRHNWRRSAVAVRDETVFAGLADGRVIAYDLENEAEERWSVDGDEERYVVSMDATDNLLVVGERGPEGRIRVFSSETGDLLWEYVTAEDVGPPARETFFAQPFVVDVRIAGETIVAAARRYERDGDVQYWSSVVYGFDLEGGLRWAYDDQASPIAVAVDDDRVAVAYNRCPDNHDHDHGLVVLDLETGDELANWDPGTPGERRVGDVAFTDEGIVVASHGDKHGYLLDDNCGEVWRVDLASERDLEGETLYAYPNHVAVANGTAVFVTGNTFAEGTRDPDGRHPNEHTAFAVDLEGEVAWSHDVRGFARCISASDGLVAIPSAQNFRERDAETHAVHVLEAATGPLETHPIEGISSAGDLSEGRLAVIEEPVEYHDEGVTRGEYRLHTWRLDGSSR; encoded by the coding sequence ATGAACGATACGCTGAGCGTCGAGGACAGCGACGGGATACTCGAGGGCGAGACGTGCCTGTCACTCGGCGACCTCGGTTCGGCAGCGAGCAGACACAACTGGCGTCGGTCGGCGGTCGCCGTCCGCGATGAGACCGTCTTCGCCGGCCTCGCGGACGGGCGCGTGATCGCCTACGACCTCGAGAACGAGGCCGAAGAACGCTGGTCCGTCGACGGCGACGAGGAGCGCTACGTCGTCTCGATGGACGCCACCGATAACCTCCTCGTGGTCGGCGAACGCGGTCCCGAGGGGCGGATCCGCGTCTTCTCGAGTGAAACCGGCGACCTCCTGTGGGAGTACGTCACCGCCGAGGACGTCGGCCCGCCAGCACGGGAGACCTTCTTTGCCCAACCCTTCGTCGTCGACGTCCGGATCGCCGGCGAGACGATCGTCGCCGCCGCACGCCGGTACGAACGCGACGGCGACGTGCAGTACTGGTCGAGCGTCGTCTACGGCTTCGACCTCGAGGGCGGCCTCCGGTGGGCCTACGACGACCAGGCCTCACCCATCGCCGTCGCCGTCGACGACGACCGGGTCGCCGTGGCGTACAACCGCTGTCCCGACAACCACGATCACGACCACGGCCTCGTGGTGCTGGACCTCGAGACCGGCGACGAACTCGCGAACTGGGACCCCGGAACGCCGGGCGAGCGTCGCGTCGGCGACGTGGCTTTCACCGACGAGGGAATCGTCGTCGCCAGCCATGGGGACAAACACGGCTACCTCCTCGACGACAACTGCGGGGAGGTCTGGCGCGTCGACCTCGCGAGTGAACGTGACCTCGAGGGAGAGACCCTCTACGCCTACCCGAACCACGTCGCCGTCGCCAACGGGACGGCGGTCTTCGTGACCGGGAACACCTTCGCCGAGGGGACCCGCGACCCCGACGGTCGCCACCCGAACGAGCACACGGCCTTCGCTGTTGACCTCGAGGGCGAAGTCGCCTGGAGTCACGACGTCCGTGGGTTCGCCCGCTGCATCTCCGCCTCCGACGGCCTCGTGGCGATCCCTTCCGCTCAGAACTTCCGCGAGCGGGACGCAGAGACTCACGCCGTGCACGTACTCGAGGCCGCGACGGGGCCGCTCGAGACCCACCCGATCGAGGGGATCTCGAGCGCCGGTGACCTCAGCGAGGGTCGGCTCGCGGTGATCGAAGAACCAGTCGAGTATCACGACGAGGGCGTTACTCGCGGGGAATACCGGCTTCACACGTGGCGACTCGACGGATCGAGCCGCTGA
- the cobN gene encoding cobaltochelatase subunit CobN — translation MPTIGLYTATENELGAIQQAAGRLEEIDLVVRSESDLESETGIETFVAELESVDAAVFWLHGAEESMPGYDVATARLEEAGVPLVVKATGDAYALEDTTVSAEDRERVYEYLERGGVVNLEHCCRYLATEYGDYDGAYDDPVELPTEGVYHPDYPAVEYEELLETHDPDEPTIGVWFYESHWTHANTRYVDALVSELEEKGVNVLPAFCNPATDEEGQENAEWVARNWFSDEDGPIVDAVVSSFMFSLGMSERGRSASDEGRTDEIFLEELDVPILQAITTMRSRSRYQASDTGVMGFELALSVALPEFDGNVITHPISGKERTDDEAGIGSAPKQHFPIEDRIEHVASLAVNWATLRHTPNEDKKVVVVLHNYPPSDDGIGTAFGLDSPESTVNLLEELEERGYRLEDRPEDGAELIDALTSQLTLEDRWVAPEDVRELSVDVVSPKQYLEWFETADEGFRENVVEEWGEPPERPFAIPGVECGNVLVTVQPPRGFGMDPSKVYHDSDLQPPHDYYAFYAWLRESYEADAVVHLGTHGSLEWLPGKTVGLNGESAPDALVSDLPNVYPYIVNNPGEGTQAKRRSYAAIVDYLTPVMRAAGTYDDLAELEDLASEYREAGMEDARADEGAQLEALIREKVEELDLAVELGVAGSIDEKADVRGPDEAGSTLAEGDVDGDEADIDELVERIHEYLTDVKTTQIRMGLHTMSEPPEGERLVEYLVALTRLENPGAPSLRESVAGALGVDYDKMLESPGKYDEDLDMTYAEAADVVYEQSVELIETLAEHDFDVPVSELEGGPEDEVNINLLIVDLETIGDARAKPGAHDDLREVLEFICEEAAPRVHGAEDEIPRTADALEGEYVPPGGSGAPTRGGVDLLPTARNFYTIDPRKVPAKAAWQVGREVAEGVLERHHTENDEYPEEIGVVAWGTPTIRTRGETIAQVLAMMGVEPVWTDAGRIDDVEPIPLEELDRPRIDVTTRVSGLFRDAFPAAAGVIHDAVDAVVDLDEPTELNYVKKHVEEEAAELADDGLEEKDARDAVMDRVFTTKPGGYGAGTNKAVDEGNWEDRADLADVYVQWGGYAMGSRGRVSDAHDAFERRLSSVDATVKIEDTAEQDEFDSSDWYAFHGGFISAVAEVSGEEPASYVGDSSDPDDVSVYTNEEKVRKAMRARVLNPDWLDSMEEHSYKGAGDLSTTVDVTLGWDATTGVISDRLWEDVAEAYAFDEDRQKWMRDVNPWALESITATLLEAIDRGLWDASEELEDRLRDINLSVEGDLEARTTNEVAEVTNDD, via the coding sequence ATGCCGACAATCGGGTTGTACACGGCGACCGAAAACGAGTTAGGTGCGATACAGCAGGCGGCAGGACGACTCGAGGAGATCGACCTCGTCGTCCGGTCGGAGAGTGACCTCGAATCGGAGACGGGAATCGAGACGTTCGTCGCCGAACTCGAGTCGGTCGACGCGGCGGTTTTCTGGCTGCACGGGGCCGAAGAGAGCATGCCCGGCTACGACGTGGCGACCGCGCGACTCGAGGAGGCCGGCGTTCCGCTGGTCGTGAAGGCGACGGGCGACGCCTACGCGCTCGAGGACACGACGGTTTCCGCGGAGGATCGCGAGCGAGTCTACGAGTACTTAGAGCGGGGCGGCGTCGTCAACCTCGAGCACTGCTGTCGCTACCTCGCCACGGAGTACGGCGACTACGACGGCGCGTACGACGACCCCGTCGAGCTGCCGACCGAGGGCGTCTACCACCCCGATTATCCCGCGGTGGAGTACGAGGAACTGCTCGAGACCCACGATCCCGACGAACCGACGATCGGCGTCTGGTTCTACGAGTCCCACTGGACGCACGCCAACACGCGGTACGTCGACGCGCTCGTGAGCGAACTCGAGGAAAAGGGCGTGAACGTCCTGCCGGCGTTCTGTAACCCCGCGACCGACGAGGAGGGCCAGGAGAACGCCGAGTGGGTCGCGCGAAACTGGTTCAGCGACGAGGACGGGCCGATCGTCGACGCCGTCGTGAGTTCCTTTATGTTCTCGCTCGGGATGAGCGAGCGCGGCCGGTCGGCCAGCGACGAGGGTCGTACGGACGAGATTTTCCTCGAGGAACTTGACGTCCCGATCCTCCAGGCGATCACGACGATGCGCTCGCGCTCGCGCTACCAGGCGAGTGACACGGGCGTGATGGGCTTCGAACTGGCCCTCTCGGTCGCGCTGCCGGAGTTCGACGGCAACGTCATCACCCATCCGATCAGCGGGAAGGAACGCACCGACGACGAGGCCGGGATCGGCAGCGCGCCCAAACAGCACTTCCCGATCGAGGATCGGATCGAACACGTCGCGAGCCTCGCAGTCAACTGGGCGACGCTTCGACACACGCCCAACGAGGACAAAAAGGTCGTCGTCGTCCTCCACAACTATCCGCCAAGCGACGACGGCATCGGCACCGCCTTTGGGCTGGACAGCCCCGAGAGCACGGTCAACCTGCTCGAGGAACTCGAAGAGCGTGGATACAGACTCGAGGATCGGCCCGAGGACGGTGCGGAGTTGATCGACGCGTTGACGTCGCAACTCACGCTCGAGGACCGCTGGGTGGCCCCCGAGGACGTCCGCGAGTTGAGCGTCGACGTGGTCTCGCCGAAGCAGTACCTCGAGTGGTTCGAGACGGCCGACGAGGGCTTTCGCGAGAACGTCGTCGAGGAGTGGGGCGAACCGCCCGAGCGACCGTTCGCCATTCCCGGCGTGGAGTGTGGGAACGTGCTCGTGACGGTCCAGCCCCCGCGTGGCTTCGGCATGGACCCCTCGAAGGTCTACCACGACTCCGATCTGCAACCCCCACACGACTACTACGCCTTCTACGCCTGGCTGCGCGAGAGCTACGAGGCCGACGCAGTCGTCCACCTGGGCACCCACGGTAGCCTCGAGTGGCTCCCTGGCAAGACCGTCGGGCTGAACGGCGAGAGCGCCCCCGACGCGCTCGTTTCGGACCTGCCGAACGTCTACCCCTACATCGTCAACAACCCCGGTGAGGGGACCCAGGCGAAACGCCGGTCGTACGCCGCCATCGTCGACTACCTCACGCCCGTGATGCGGGCGGCGGGGACTTACGACGACCTCGCCGAACTCGAGGACCTCGCCAGCGAGTACCGCGAGGCGGGAATGGAAGACGCTCGCGCCGACGAGGGCGCACAGCTCGAGGCCCTCATTCGAGAGAAAGTCGAAGAGCTCGACCTGGCCGTCGAACTCGGCGTTGCGGGTTCGATAGATGAAAAAGCCGATGTCCGAGGACCCGACGAGGCCGGCTCGACGCTCGCGGAGGGTGACGTGGACGGCGACGAGGCCGACATCGACGAACTCGTCGAACGCATCCACGAGTACCTCACCGACGTCAAGACCACCCAGATCCGGATGGGCCTGCACACGATGAGTGAGCCGCCGGAAGGCGAGCGACTGGTCGAGTATCTGGTCGCACTTACCCGTCTCGAGAACCCCGGCGCGCCGAGCCTGCGCGAGAGCGTGGCGGGCGCACTCGGCGTCGACTACGACAAAATGCTCGAGTCGCCCGGCAAGTACGACGAGGATCTGGACATGACCTACGCCGAGGCCGCCGACGTCGTCTACGAGCAAAGCGTCGAGTTAATCGAGACACTCGCGGAACACGACTTCGACGTCCCCGTCTCCGAGTTGGAGGGGGGGCCCGAGGACGAAGTGAACATCAACCTGCTCATCGTCGACCTCGAGACGATCGGCGACGCGCGCGCGAAACCGGGTGCACACGACGACCTTCGGGAGGTGCTCGAGTTCATCTGCGAGGAAGCCGCCCCGCGCGTCCACGGAGCCGAAGACGAGATTCCACGCACCGCGGACGCCCTCGAGGGCGAGTACGTCCCGCCGGGTGGCTCTGGCGCACCCACCCGCGGCGGCGTCGACCTGCTGCCGACCGCGCGGAACTTCTACACGATCGATCCCCGGAAGGTGCCGGCGAAAGCCGCCTGGCAAGTCGGCCGGGAGGTGGCGGAGGGCGTCCTCGAGCGCCACCACACTGAAAACGACGAGTACCCCGAGGAGATCGGCGTCGTCGCGTGGGGGACCCCCACGATCCGAACCCGCGGGGAAACCATCGCCCAGGTGCTCGCGATGATGGGCGTCGAACCCGTCTGGACCGACGCGGGCCGGATCGACGACGTCGAGCCCATTCCGCTCGAGGAACTCGACCGCCCGCGGATTGACGTGACCACCCGGGTTTCGGGACTGTTCCGCGACGCCTTCCCCGCCGCTGCGGGCGTGATCCACGACGCCGTCGACGCGGTGGTCGACCTCGACGAGCCGACGGAGTTGAACTACGTGAAAAAGCACGTCGAGGAGGAAGCCGCCGAACTCGCAGACGACGGCCTCGAGGAGAAAGACGCCCGCGACGCCGTCATGGACCGGGTCTTCACCACGAAACCCGGCGGCTACGGTGCCGGGACGAACAAGGCCGTCGACGAGGGCAACTGGGAGGACCGTGCGGACCTCGCGGACGTCTACGTCCAGTGGGGCGGTTACGCGATGGGGTCGCGCGGGCGGGTCTCCGACGCCCACGACGCCTTCGAGCGTCGGCTCTCGAGCGTCGACGCCACCGTGAAGATCGAGGACACGGCAGAACAGGACGAGTTCGACTCCTCGGACTGGTACGCGTTCCACGGCGGCTTCATCTCCGCCGTTGCGGAGGTCTCTGGCGAGGAGCCGGCCTCCTACGTCGGCGACTCGAGCGATCCGGACGACGTCTCGGTCTACACCAACGAGGAGAAAGTCCGCAAGGCGATGCGCGCCCGCGTGCTCAACCCCGACTGGCTCGACTCCATGGAGGAGCACAGCTACAAGGGTGCGGGCGACCTCTCGACGACGGTCGACGTCACGCTGGGCTGGGACGCCACCACGGGCGTCATCAGCGACCGGCTCTGGGAGGACGTCGCCGAGGCCTACGCCTTCGACGAGGATCGTCAGAAGTGGATGCGCGACGTCAATCCGTGGGCGCTCGAGTCGATCACCGCGACGCTGCTCGAGGCCATCGATCGGGGCCTCTGGGACGCGAGCGAGGAGCTAGAGGACAGACTCCGGGACATCAACCTCTCCGTGGAGGGAGACCTGGAAGCACGAACGACCAACGAGGTTGCGGAGGTGACCAACGATGACTGA
- a CDS encoding cobalamin biosynthesis protein yields MSGEDALELEPPADLLAGHHATAYFWGHVAGSGEVTDEGLEVVTNDETSAETLAAIAGGDFADLERETTTREYAHDASITRTEEEYTVSIDGSELYGQSGPLGLPVDGRGNYRFSAFSSHWRELLRGLLEGCGTVCFKSSSGTVGISFVADDRGLLEVIDDLLESCPVDAPTGEIAETSSGGYWFGLEDAAVPDFGEWVYNESEETGLYAPSRRRKLRRSIEQAENV; encoded by the coding sequence ATGAGCGGCGAGGACGCGCTCGAGCTCGAACCCCCGGCCGACTTGCTCGCCGGCCACCACGCGACGGCGTATTTCTGGGGCCACGTCGCTGGCAGCGGTGAGGTCACAGACGAGGGACTCGAGGTCGTCACCAACGACGAGACCTCCGCCGAAACGCTGGCTGCCATCGCTGGCGGCGACTTTGCCGACCTCGAGCGCGAAACGACCACCCGCGAGTACGCCCACGACGCCTCGATCACCCGGACCGAAGAGGAGTACACGGTCTCGATCGACGGCTCCGAACTGTACGGCCAGAGCGGCCCGCTCGGGTTGCCGGTCGACGGCCGTGGGAACTACCGCTTTTCGGCCTTCTCGAGCCACTGGCGGGAACTCCTGCGCGGGCTACTCGAGGGCTGTGGCACTGTCTGTTTCAAGTCCTCGAGCGGCACGGTCGGCATCTCGTTCGTCGCCGACGACCGCGGATTGCTCGAGGTGATCGACGACCTCCTCGAGTCCTGTCCCGTCGATGCGCCGACGGGCGAGATCGCGGAGACCTCCTCGGGTGGCTACTGGTTCGGTCTCGAGGACGCGGCAGTCCCCGACTTCGGTGAGTGGGTCTACAACGAGAGCGAGGAAACCGGGCTGTACGCTCCGAGTCGGCGACGGAAGCTTCGGCGGAGTATCGAACAGGCTGAAAACGTATGA
- a CDS encoding CbiX/SirB N-terminal domain-containing protein has product MSVQNGEREVGDALEDDAVLVVGHGSRREKSNEQVRELAVMLEERVGVPVDVAYLELAEPSITEAIEGVAPTCAHLSVVPLSLFGASHVKNDVPLAVQTARARYDDLTLHCGAHLGVHPALVELLDERARAVEKGIGVDRDDDDVAVVVCARGSSDPDANADAHKLARLLYEGRQFTRVETAFIGVTEPRLEDALHTVAKNRPDAVVVLPYMLGDGVLTQRIRNRADDFDAEYPYVAAGAGDPLGTDERIVKVLADRFREARADGVEMSCDTCKYKVELDGYEDDQGGARAMLRSLVHQAEHEDREDVGDDPHVHDAPENHVAVCTNQTCAASGATTVLERLRQEARDAEECDVHITRSSCLGQCGDGPMVAVYPDGIWYGGVTPEDTERIVSSHLERDRIVSDLVQQTL; this is encoded by the coding sequence ATGAGCGTCCAGAACGGGGAGCGGGAGGTCGGGGACGCACTCGAGGACGACGCCGTCCTCGTGGTCGGTCACGGCTCCCGCCGGGAGAAGTCGAACGAGCAGGTCCGAGAGCTCGCAGTGATGCTCGAAGAGCGCGTCGGTGTTCCGGTCGACGTCGCCTACCTCGAGCTCGCCGAGCCGTCGATCACCGAGGCGATCGAGGGGGTCGCACCGACCTGTGCGCACCTCTCGGTCGTGCCGCTGTCGCTGTTCGGCGCGAGCCACGTGAAAAACGACGTGCCGCTCGCAGTGCAGACCGCTCGAGCGCGATACGACGACCTGACGCTGCACTGCGGAGCCCACCTCGGGGTCCACCCCGCGCTCGTCGAGTTGCTCGACGAACGGGCCCGCGCCGTCGAGAAGGGGATCGGCGTCGACCGCGATGACGACGACGTCGCGGTCGTGGTCTGTGCCCGGGGCTCGAGCGATCCGGACGCCAACGCGGACGCCCACAAACTCGCCCGGTTGCTCTACGAGGGCCGGCAGTTTACGCGGGTCGAGACGGCCTTCATCGGGGTGACGGAGCCCCGACTCGAGGACGCGCTCCACACCGTCGCGAAGAACCGACCCGACGCAGTCGTCGTGTTGCCCTACATGCTCGGCGACGGCGTCTTGACGCAACGAATCCGGAACCGGGCCGACGACTTCGACGCAGAGTACCCCTACGTGGCCGCGGGGGCGGGCGATCCGCTCGGCACGGACGAACGGATCGTCAAGGTGCTCGCCGATCGTTTCCGGGAGGCCAGAGCCGACGGCGTCGAGATGTCCTGTGACACGTGCAAGTACAAGGTCGAACTCGACGGCTACGAGGACGACCAGGGCGGGGCTCGGGCAATGCTTCGCTCGCTCGTCCACCAGGCCGAACACGAAGACCGCGAGGACGTCGGCGACGACCCACACGTCCACGACGCCCCGGAGAACCACGTCGCCGTCTGTACCAACCAGACCTGTGCGGCGAGTGGCGCGACGACCGTCTTAGAGCGCCTCCGTCAAGAAGCCCGCGACGCGGAGGAGTGTGACGTCCACATCACCCGCAGTTCCTGTCTCGGTCAGTGTGGCGACGGACCGATGGTCGCCGTCTACCCCGACGGGATCTGGTACGGCGGCGTCACGCCCGAGGATACAGAACGCATCGTTTCGTCCCACTTAGAACGGGACCGCATCGTTTCCGACCTGGTCCAGCAGACGCTGTAG
- a CDS encoding DUF3209 family protein — translation MACAELEALRLALMNVNGTVDESIEQHAKAEIGDALEDEGPIAALANAENLDEIGRHLDAALVDLEEKASDADSSEPHGAYLRGRVVAVRDAEQRIRRLRERTDGLLEDLGETHYTLHEAFPVEE, via the coding sequence ATGGCTTGCGCAGAACTCGAAGCGCTGAGACTCGCACTGATGAACGTGAACGGAACCGTCGACGAGAGCATCGAGCAACACGCCAAAGCAGAGATCGGCGACGCCCTCGAGGACGAGGGGCCGATCGCCGCGCTGGCGAACGCCGAGAACCTCGACGAGATCGGCCGTCACCTCGACGCGGCGCTGGTCGACCTGGAGGAAAAAGCGTCCGACGCCGATTCGAGTGAGCCCCACGGGGCGTACCTTCGTGGACGGGTTGTCGCCGTGCGGGACGCCGAACAGCGGATTCGCCGGCTCCGAGAGCGAACCGACGGCCTCCTCGAGGACCTGGGTGAGACCCACTACACGCTCCACGAGGCGTTTCCGGTAGAGGAGTGA
- a CDS encoding type II toxin-antitoxin system VapC family toxin, translating to MSSDGPYLFDVGVIALAHAGTPVSESALTYVRDAIRGEIDGVIPYPALVDAHHVLSSYYGFSNERASDLMENLMDAKRIHWHDEMPESLVRSGFTLSSELNVEGWDGYYAQVALAESVETILTLDDDFEDVDGVATEVVLTPDEFATLNDYLEY from the coding sequence ATGAGTAGTGACGGACCATACCTCTTCGACGTCGGCGTGATCGCGCTCGCGCACGCTGGCACGCCCGTAAGCGAGTCCGCACTCACCTACGTTCGGGACGCGATCAGAGGGGAGATCGATGGGGTAATCCCGTATCCGGCACTCGTCGATGCCCACCACGTCCTGTCGTCGTACTACGGCTTCTCGAACGAGCGCGCGTCGGACCTCATGGAGAATCTGATGGACGCGAAACGCATTCACTGGCACGACGAGATGCCAGAGTCGCTCGTCCGCTCGGGATTCACGCTGTCCAGTGAACTGAACGTCGAAGGGTGGGACGGCTACTACGCCCAGGTCGCTCTCGCCGAGAGCGTCGAGACGATCCTGACGCTCGACGACGACTTCGAAGACGTGGACGGCGTCGCGACCGAGGTCGTCCTCACCCCTGACGAGTTCGCCACGCTGAACGACTACCTCGAGTATTGA
- a CDS encoding ferredoxin yields MPTYEVSLEKEACDGIFACLTRDPRFVEDEDGLATIDPDADPIYDATGEETVTVDDGRVVATFDDDRIEDTKKAAQACPLDAIEVREVGE; encoded by the coding sequence ATGCCCACATACGAAGTCAGCCTCGAGAAGGAGGCCTGCGACGGCATCTTCGCCTGCCTGACCCGCGACCCGCGATTCGTCGAGGACGAGGACGGCCTGGCGACGATCGATCCCGACGCCGATCCGATATACGACGCGACGGGTGAGGAGACCGTTACGGTCGATGACGGCCGGGTCGTCGCCACCTTCGACGACGACCGGATCGAGGACACGAAGAAGGCCGCCCAGGCCTGTCCGCTCGACGCGATCGAGGTCCGGGAGGTGGGCGAATGA